The Reichenbachiella carrageenanivorans region GGAAGAGGTCACGGGTTCAAATCCCGTCATTGGCTCATATCTCTGAAAGCCTTTTTGCTAAGAAGGCTAATACTGGTTTGAGTGATTGTGCTATATATTTATGTGTAGCCTTTTTTTATATTTAATTTAATATTTAACTAAAATAGGAATTTTCAAACATGGCTAAAGAAACCTTTGACCGTTCGAAACCTCACGTGAATATTGGTACAATTGGTCACGTGGATCACGGAAAGACAACTCTGACTGCTGCGATCTCTTCAGTTCTTGCGAACAAGGGTCTAGCAGAAATGAAAGACTTTTCTTCTATCGACAACGCTCCAGAAGAAAAAGAAAGAGGTATTACTATTAATACTTCGCACATCGAATACCAAACAGATTCTAGACACTACGCTCACGTAGATTGTCCTGGTCACGCCGATTATGTGAAAAACATGATTACTGGTGCTGCTCAGATGGACGGTGCTATCATCGTGGTAGCTGCTACTGATGGACCAATGCCACAAACAAGAGAGCACATCTTGCTTTCTCGTCAGGTTGGAGTTCCTGCTTTGGTTGTATTTATGAACAAAGTAGATTTGGTAGACGATCCTGAATTACTTGAGTTAGTAGAAATGGAAGTAAGAGAATTGCTTTCTGAGTACGACTTCCCAGGTGATGATATTCCAGTAATTGCTGGTTCTGCACTTGGTGCATTGAATGGAGAGCCTGAGTGGGTAGCTAAAGTTGAGGAATTGATGGATGCAGTTGACAACTACATTCCACTACCAGAAAGAGCTATTGACAAGGATTTCTTGATGCCAGTAGAGGATGTGTTCTCTATTACAGGTAGAGGTACTGTTGCTACAGGTAGAATCGAAAGAGGTGTTACTAACACTGGAGATGCTGTAGACATCATCGGTATGGGTGCTGAAGACATGAAGTCTACAATCACTGGTGTTGAGATGTTTAGAAAAATATTGGACAGAGGTGAAGCTGGTGACAACGTTGGTCTTTTGCTAAGAGGTATTGAAAAAGCCCAGATCAAAAGAGGAATGATTATCTGTAAGCCAGGTTCTGTAAACCCTCATGCTAAATTCAAAGCTGAAGTTTACGTACTGTCTAAAGAAGAAGGTGGACGTCACACTCCATTCTTTAACAAATACAGACCACAGTTCTACGTAAGAACAACTGACGTTACAGGTGAAATCATGCTTCCTGAAGGAGTAGAAATGGTTAT contains the following coding sequences:
- the tuf gene encoding elongation factor Tu, producing MAKETFDRSKPHVNIGTIGHVDHGKTTLTAAISSVLANKGLAEMKDFSSIDNAPEEKERGITINTSHIEYQTDSRHYAHVDCPGHADYVKNMITGAAQMDGAIIVVAATDGPMPQTREHILLSRQVGVPALVVFMNKVDLVDDPELLELVEMEVRELLSEYDFPGDDIPVIAGSALGALNGEPEWVAKVEELMDAVDNYIPLPERAIDKDFLMPVEDVFSITGRGTVATGRIERGVTNTGDAVDIIGMGAEDMKSTITGVEMFRKILDRGEAGDNVGLLLRGIEKAQIKRGMIICKPGSVNPHAKFKAEVYVLSKEEGGRHTPFFNKYRPQFYVRTTDVTGEIMLPEGVEMVMPGDNVTIEVTLINKIAMEKGLRFAIREGGRTVGSGQVTEILD